Proteins found in one Bacillota bacterium genomic segment:
- a CDS encoding acyl-CoA carboxylase subunit beta, which translates to MDEKLKHLEERRRLTTAGGGEKRINDQHGKGKLTARERLELLLDENSFVELGTFAQTGLEDASSLDYPNPGEGVVTGYGTISGRSVYVYAQDFTVAGGSLSEVHASKICRILDLAAQNGTPVIGLNDSGGARIQEGVYALNGYGSIFYRNTLCSGVIPQLSVIMGPCAGGAVYSPAITDFIFMVSGTGNMFITGPQVIKAVTGEEVSAEDLGGAATHNQTSGVAHFFAEDEKNCFSQIRRLLSFLPSNNVDDPPLVEPLLPELSAEDLVSIIPDNPNRSYDVREVVKRIVDGSDLMEVHAGYAQNAVVGFARINGRPVGIIANQPQVKAGCLDVNSSDKIARFVRFCDCFNLPLITFVDVPGYLPGVEQEWGGVIRHGAKVLYAYSEATVPQISIILRKAYGGAYIAMNSRSLGADLCLAWPSAEIAVMGPEGAVNIVNRREIDQAEDANQKRNELVDQYKNKYANPYIAAARGWIDEVIDPRQTREYLIRGLEMVEHKREQRLVRKHGNIPL; encoded by the coding sequence TTGGATGAAAAGTTAAAGCATCTTGAAGAGCGTCGCCGGCTAACAACAGCCGGTGGTGGAGAAAAAAGAATTAATGATCAACACGGGAAAGGGAAACTTACAGCCCGGGAAAGACTTGAACTGCTGCTCGACGAAAACAGCTTTGTTGAGCTGGGGACCTTTGCTCAGACCGGCCTGGAAGATGCCAGCAGCCTCGATTACCCCAATCCCGGCGAAGGGGTTGTTACCGGTTACGGGACAATAAGTGGGCGTAGTGTATATGTTTATGCCCAGGATTTTACTGTGGCCGGTGGTTCGCTCAGTGAAGTGCATGCATCAAAGATCTGCCGTATCCTTGATCTGGCTGCTCAGAACGGCACACCGGTTATCGGCCTCAATGATTCAGGTGGGGCTCGTATACAGGAAGGGGTATATGCTCTGAATGGATACGGGTCAATCTTCTATCGCAACACTCTTTGCTCCGGAGTAATTCCACAGCTTTCAGTTATCATGGGTCCCTGTGCCGGGGGCGCCGTATATTCTCCCGCGATCACCGACTTTATATTTATGGTCAGTGGTACGGGGAATATGTTTATTACCGGTCCCCAGGTTATCAAGGCTGTTACCGGCGAAGAAGTTTCGGCCGAAGATCTGGGCGGAGCGGCTACCCACAACCAGACCAGCGGGGTGGCTCATTTCTTTGCTGAAGATGAAAAGAACTGCTTCAGCCAGATCCGCAGGCTGCTCAGTTTTCTTCCCTCCAATAACGTGGATGACCCTCCCCTGGTTGAGCCTCTTCTCCCCGAGTTAAGTGCGGAAGATCTTGTTTCGATTATTCCCGATAACCCAAACCGCTCTTATGATGTTCGCGAAGTAGTCAAACGAATTGTTGATGGCAGTGATCTGATGGAAGTTCATGCCGGCTATGCCCAGAATGCGGTAGTCGGCTTTGCCCGGATTAACGGCAGGCCGGTCGGGATTATTGCCAACCAGCCCCAGGTTAAGGCGGGATGCCTTGATGTTAATTCTTCAGATAAAATTGCCCGTTTTGTCCGCTTCTGTGATTGCTTTAATTTACCCCTGATTACTTTTGTGGATGTTCCCGGTTACCTTCCCGGTGTTGAACAGGAATGGGGAGGAGTTATCCGTCACGGCGCCAAGGTCCTTTACGCTTATTCAGAAGCCACTGTTCCCCAGATCTCGATCATCCTCAGGAAAGCCTACGGTGGGGCATACATTGCGATGAATTCGCGGTCGTTGGGTGCGGACCTATGCCTGGCCTGGCCCTCGGCAGAGATTGCTGTGATGGGCCCGGAAGGTGCGGTTAATATTGTCAACCGGCGTGAAATCGATCAGGCTGAAGATGCAAATCAGAAACGTAATGAACTGGTTGACCAGTACAAGAACAAATATGCCAATCCTTATATTGCTGCAGCCAGGGGGTGGATCGATGAAGTTATCGACCCCCGCCAGACCCGTGAATACCTGATCCGCGGCCTTGAAATGGTAGAACATAAGCGTGAACAGAGGCTGGTCCGTAAACACGGCAATATACCGCTGTAA
- the mce gene encoding methylmalonyl-CoA epimerase produces the protein MFEKVDHIGVAVKDLEKAISFYRDQIGIEFKGTEVVDEQKVKVAFFPVGESKIELLESTVPDGPVGKFIEKKGEGIHHLSFRVTNIEEKLAQLKDKGVELIDEKPRYGAGGARIAFLHPKSTGGILIELCER, from the coding sequence TTGTTCGAGAAGGTAGACCACATTGGTGTTGCCGTAAAGGATTTGGAAAAAGCAATCAGTTTTTACCGGGATCAGATCGGTATAGAATTCAAAGGGACCGAAGTAGTTGACGAACAGAAGGTTAAGGTCGCTTTTTTCCCGGTAGGTGAGAGCAAAATAGAACTGCTTGAATCAACCGTTCCCGATGGACCGGTTGGAAAATTTATTGAGAAAAAGGGTGAAGGTATTCATCACCTCTCTTTCCGGGTCACCAATATTGAAGAGAAACTTGCTCAGCTTAAAGATAAGGGTGTTGAATTGATTGATGAAAAACCCAGGTATGGCGCAGGTGGGGCCAGGATAGCCTTTCTTCATCCTAAATCAACCGGTGGCATTTTGATCGAATTGTGCGAACGATGA
- a CDS encoding cobalamin B12-binding domain-containing protein, whose product MAEKPLRVLVGKVGLDGHDRGAKVVAQALRDAGMEVIYTGLRQTPEQIVETALQEDVQVIGLSILSGAHMQLLPPVLEMLREQGSHDIIVIVGGIIPREDIVYLKDQGIAEVFTPGSSTENIISFIKDRIMQNQ is encoded by the coding sequence ATGGCAGAAAAACCTTTGCGGGTGCTTGTTGGCAAGGTTGGTCTTGATGGTCATGATCGCGGAGCCAAAGTAGTTGCCCAGGCGCTGCGTGATGCCGGTATGGAAGTGATCTATACCGGGTTGAGACAAACCCCGGAACAGATTGTAGAAACAGCCCTTCAGGAAGATGTTCAGGTAATCGGCTTAAGTATATTGTCCGGTGCCCATATGCAGCTGCTTCCCCCGGTGCTGGAAATGCTGCGTGAACAGGGGAGCCATGATATAATTGTCATTGTTGGTGGGATTATTCCGAGAGAAGATATAGTTTACTTAAAAGATCAGGGCATTGCAGAAGTGTTTACGCCCGGTTCGTCCACCGAAAATATAATTAGTTTTATAAAAGACAGGATTATGCAAAATCAATAA